Proteins from one Pongo abelii isolate AG06213 chromosome 19, NHGRI_mPonAbe1-v2.0_pri, whole genome shotgun sequence genomic window:
- the LOC129054915 gene encoding uncharacterized protein LOC129054915 gives MAANGRTVHLLPAPPEDTGTRRPLRSVVLIGFVPPAPASFTAALSDPLLRSVGLSSRLPSGRVAAVPAPGNRPPACPGRAPLAALSPSIPAPRRIWQAHRSTARRTGGRGPPARAPPPHAQSRTSPPCAPSPGCAFLPGKEKKVPARPPPLKGAAPPRPPHPPYPSSAFSPKHLSATPKGLDFLSPPLASPRKRRRGSKMDVTGGAGGGICLAAFVRLLLLLERPARLERPGIGASGNRRPRAAGWNAGLASAALACRD, from the exons ATGGCTGCGAACGGGA GAACTGTTCACCTGCTACCGGCGCCGCCGGAGGACACTGGAACCCGCCGGCCGCTGCGCTCCGTAGTGCTGATCGGTTTcgtgcccccagccccagccagttTCACAGCTGCGCTCTCGGATCCCCTCCTAAGATCCGTGGGTCTATCTTCCCGCCTCCCCAGCGGTCGGGTCGCCGCCGTCCCTGCCCCGGGCAACCGGCCCCCAGCTTGTCCCGGCCGCGCCCCCTTGGCCGCGCTGTCGCCTTCGATCCCGGCTCCGCGGCGGATCTGGCAAGCGCACCGGTCGACCGCAAGGAGGACAGGAGGGAGGGGTCCCCCGGCGCGCGCCCCGCCTCCCCACGCCCAGTCCCGCACCTCCCCACCTTGCGCGCCCAGCCCGGGCTGCGCTTTCCTTCcggggaaagagaaaaaggtcCCGGCTCGGCCGCCGCCTCTTAAAGGGGCAGCACCTCCCCGCCCTCCTCATCCTCCCTACCCCAGCTCCGCCTTCTCCCCCAAACACCTGTCGGCAACCCCCAAAGGCTTAGATTTCCTCTCCCCGCCCCTCGCTTCTCCGAGAAAGCGTCGCCGTGGGAGCAAGATGGATGTGacgggcggggccgggggtgggaTTTGTCTGGCCGCTTTCgtgcggctgctgctgctgctggaaaGGCCAGCCCGGCTGGAGAGACCTGGCATTGGCGCATCTGGGAACCGACGTCCGCGCGCGGCTGGCTGGAATGCTGGACTCGCCTCCGCAGCGCT